The Helianthus annuus cultivar XRQ/B chromosome 16, HanXRQr2.0-SUNRISE, whole genome shotgun sequence genome includes a window with the following:
- the LOC110917531 gene encoding late embryogenesis abundant protein Lea14-A, whose protein sequence is MAGLMDMAKEFVAEKVANMEKPEATVKNVDLKGVSTECITYKADVNVSNPYSTSIPICQISYTFKSADRVIAEGTIPDPGSLKAEADTMLDVGVKVPHSVLASLVKDIGADWDIDYELNIILTVDLPIFGNFNIPVNSKGEVKLPTLSTLFGS, encoded by the exons ATGGCTGGATTGATGGATATGGCGAAGGAATTCGTGGCAGAGAAGGTGGCAAACATGGAGAAACCGGAAGCCACCGTGAAAAACGTTGATCTGAAAGGCGTCAGCACCGAGTGCATAACCTACAAAGCTGACGTCAATGTCTCAAACCCTTACAGCACTTCTATTCCCATCTGCCAGATCTCCTATACCTTCAAAAGCGCCGACAG GGTGATTGCTGAAGGCACGATCCCAGACCCGGGGTCACTAAAGGCGGAGGCCGACACAATGCTAGATGTGGGGGTTAAGGTTCCGCACAGCGTGTTAGCTAGCCTGGTGAAGGACATTGGAGCGGACTGGGACATAGACTACGAGCTTAATATCATTCTGACCGTAGATCTCCCTATTTTTGGTAACTTCAACATTCCAGTGAACAGTAAGGGTGAGGTTAAACTCCCAACACTATCCACTTTATTTGGATCTTAA